In one Deltaproteobacteria bacterium genomic region, the following are encoded:
- a CDS encoding riboflavin synthase has protein sequence MFTGLIEDVGEIKGFQLSKGGAVLVVSTRLPVRAMKPGASVAVNGACLTVVKKAAREFTVDVSPETLACTSLAQLHSGSLVNLEEPMRLQERLGGHLVTGHVDGLATVASIEKSHEFTCFRFRLPAKLGELLVPKGSVAVDGISLTVNQCSRQSFSVMIIPFTLQHTNLRARRVGDRVNIETDLIGKYVKNFMKPHR, from the coding sequence ATGTTTACCGGTTTGATTGAAGACGTCGGCGAGATCAAGGGATTTCAGCTCAGTAAGGGCGGAGCGGTGCTGGTGGTCTCAACCCGATTGCCGGTTCGCGCCATGAAGCCCGGCGCCAGCGTTGCGGTCAACGGTGCCTGTTTAACCGTGGTCAAGAAAGCCGCGCGGGAGTTTACCGTAGACGTCTCGCCGGAGACCTTGGCGTGCACCAGCTTGGCCCAGCTGCACAGCGGTAGTCTGGTTAATCTCGAAGAGCCGATGCGGCTGCAGGAACGGCTCGGCGGTCATTTAGTCACCGGGCATGTCGATGGCTTGGCGACGGTTGCCAGTATCGAGAAGAGCCATGAATTTACCTGCTTTAGGTTTCGTTTGCCGGCCAAACTTGGGGAGCTTTTAGTCCCCAAGGGCTCGGTGGCGGTGGACGGCATTAGTCTTACGGTCAATCAATGCTCGCGCCAGAGCTTTTCAGTGATGATCATCCCGTTTACCTTGCAGCACACTAATTTGCGCGCCCGCAGGGTTGGTGATAGAGTCAATATCGAAACCGATCTCATCGGTAAATACGTTAAAAATTTCATGAAACCGCATCGGTGA
- the nrdR gene encoding transcriptional repressor NrdR has protein sequence MKCPFCHEIENRVIDSRLSKDSNMIRRRRECERCSRRFTTYERVEEMMPMVIKKDGRRENYDRVKIINGLKRACEKRPVSINTIEAVADRVERTIQERGEKEIPSSVIGEALMRELHDTDPVAYVRFASVYRSFKDISEFLVELEELIKERKSSSALANLRPRRE, from the coding sequence ATGAAGTGTCCCTTCTGCCACGAGATTGAGAATCGCGTCATCGATTCGCGCCTGTCGAAGGACAGCAATATGATCCGGCGCCGGCGCGAATGTGAGCGCTGCAGCCGCCGGTTCACGACCTACGAGCGGGTCGAAGAGATGATGCCGATGGTGATCAAAAAAGACGGGCGGCGGGAAAACTATGACCGGGTCAAGATCATCAACGGTTTGAAGCGCGCTTGCGAGAAGCGGCCCGTGAGCATCAATACGATTGAAGCCGTGGCCGATCGGGTGGAACGGACTATTCAAGAGCGCGGTGAAAAGGAAATCCCCAGCTCGGTGATCGGCGAAGCCCTGATGCGCGAGCTGCACGACACCGACCCAGTGGCCTATGTGCGCTTCGCTTCGGTCTATCGATCGTTCAAAGATATCAGCGAGTTCTTAGTGGAGCTTGAAGAGTTGATCAAAGAGCGCAAGAGTTCCTCGGCCCTCGCCAACCTGCGGCCGAGAAGGGAATAG